From a region of the Arachis ipaensis cultivar K30076 chromosome B09, Araip1.1, whole genome shotgun sequence genome:
- the LOC107615248 gene encoding uncharacterized protein LOC107615248, whose amino-acid sequence MTAVAPMEIRTFSDLVNKARVVEEYAKTVAASKETHGGNSSRGRGKYFHPRGGCFNCGLPGHFARDCTRGKNPSAGQSQHQGQVFAVNAKDASKADPLMRGICLIGDKTLIALYDTGASYSFISFAKVEELDLKVSELPFDLHVHTPHQMVMTRSVVGK is encoded by the exons atgactgctgtggctcctatggagattcGTACTTTTTCTGATTTGGTGAACAAAGCAAGGGTAGTTGAAGAGTATGCCAAGACCGTAGCAGCATCCAAGGAGACTCATGGAGGGAACTCGAGTCGGGGACGTGGCAAGTATTTCCATCCTAGAG GTGGGTGCTTCAACTGTGGCTTGCCTGGTCATTTTGCGAGGGATTGCACACGTGGAAAAAATCCAAGTGCGGGTCAGAGTCAGCACCAGGGGCAAGTTTTTGCTGTGAATGCCAAGGATGCTTCCAAGGCGGATccgttgatgagaggtatatgtcTAATTGGTGATAAAACATTAATTGCATTgtatgatactggagcttcgTATTCATTTATTTCATTTGCTAAAGTTGAGGAATTAGACTTGAAAGTATCAGAGTTACCATTTGatctgcatgtacatactccgcatcAGATGGTCATGACTAGGTCGGTTGTAGGCAAGTAG
- the LOC107615247 gene encoding uncharacterized protein LOC107615247, with protein sequence MVGLEMILGFDWLSKNRVLLDYFERTIRFKPEGENGVVIAEGYYLNSVMVHCSGEDCQGYILLTANASGDAQNLDQILMVRDFPEVFPEDIPEFPPQREIEFEIELVPGAGSVSIVPYRMAPIELAELKAQLEELLNKRIDDLMDQLQGSGVFSKIDLRSDYHQIRVKEDDIPKTTFRTRYGHYEFVVMSFGLTNAPAVFMDFMNKVFRLFLDKFMVIFIDDILVYSKTVKEPEEHLRIVLQILKERKLYSKLSKCKFWKEEVKFLSHVVSKGGIVVDHSKVEAVMEWERPTTVTEVRSFVGLAGYYRRFIEGFPKIALPMTKLTGKEVPFVWTSECKDSFQTLKQKLTSVPILILPELHEPFKVYCDASLKDLGCVLMQHRNKELNMRQKRWMELLKDYDFELSYHPGKSNVVANALSRKSLTISWMRIMEEELVDKFVDLKLDIGEVTGRSCLNQLKFQVLGSFPKSFRYEAMSQYRISSTNGWTVGEDYSDVERYAESMYLIAETTENIKKIRARILTAQSQQKSYADQRRKSIEFEVGEHVFPRVTPTIRIGRAIKTKKLNPRFIGPFEILRQFGPVAYQVALTPHLSNLHDERRLDLTCRGSGGSVRAVVRLACVEMRAIVVCSAQAELYATSTGIIASAP encoded by the exons ATGGTTgggttggagatgattttggggtttgattggttgtcgaagAATCGGGTTTTGTTAGATTACTTTGAACGGACAATTCGGTTTAAGCCGGAAGGAGAAAATGGAGTAGTGATAGCTGAAGGTTACTACCTGAACTCGGTAATGGTGCATTGTAGTGGGGAAGATTGTCAGGGTTACATCTTGTTAACTGCTAATGCTTCGGGCGATGCCCAGAACTTAGATCAGATTCTGATGGTTAGAGACTTTCCGGAGGTATTCCCGGAGGATATTCCTGAATTCCCACCTCAAAGGGAGATTGAATTTGAGATTGAATTGGTGCCGGGAGCCGGATCAGTGTCAATTGTGCCTTATAGgatggctccgatagagctggcCGAGTTAAAGGCTCAGTTGGAggagcttctgaacaagag gatagatgacttgatggatcaattgcAAGGATCTGGGGTGTTTTCCAAAATTGATTTGAGATCCGattaccatcagataagggtaAAGGAGGATGACATCCCTAAGACCACATTTAGGACGCGCTATGGACACTATGAGTTTGtggtgatgtcctttgggttaacgaatgcacctgctgtTTTCATGGATTTCATGAACAAAGTGTTTCGTCTCTTTTTGGACAAATTCATGGTGATTTTCATAGACGACATCTTAGTTTATTCCAAGACAGTGAAGGAGCCTGAGGAAcacttgaggattgtgttgcaaatccTAAAGGAGAGAAAGTTATATTCTAAGTTGTCAAAGTGTAAATTTTGGAAGGAGGAAGTGAAATTCCTAAGTCACGTGGTGAGCAAGGGAGGAATAGTCGTAGATCATTCTAAGGTagaagcggtgatggaatgggaaagaccaaCGACGGTGACGGAAGTTAGAAGTTTCGTAGGCTTAGCCGGatattaccggagattcattgaaGGATTTCCCAAGATTGCACTACCAATGACCAAGTTGACAGGAAAGGAAGTGCCATTTGTGTGGACGTCGGAGTGCAAAGATAGTTTTCAGACTTTGAAGCAAAAGCTAACTTCGGTGCCAATTTTGATTTTGCCGGAACTGCATGAACCATTTAAAGTGTATTGTGACGCTTCCTTAAAGGATTTGGGTTGTGTGTTAATGCAACATCGGAAT aaagaactAAATATGCGTCAGAagaggtggatggagttgctaaaggattatgattttgaactgaGTTATCATCCTGGAAAGTCAAATGTGGTAGCAAACGCATTAAGTCGAAAGTCCTTGACAATTTCTTGGATGAGAATTATGGAGGAGGAGTTagtggataagtttgtggatcttaagtTGGATATTGGTGAAGTCACCGGAAGATCTTGTTTGAATCAGTTGAAATTTCAA gttttggggagctttccaaagagctttCGGTACGAAGCTATGTCTCAGTACCGCATATCATCCACAAATGGATGGACAGTTGGAGAGGACTATTCAGACGTTGAAAGATATGCTGAGAGCATGT ATTTGatagcagagactactgagaacaTTAAGAAGATTCGTGCAAGGATCCTAACTGCTCAGAGTCAACAAAAGAGTTATGCAGATCAGAGAAGAAAATCGATAGAATTTGAAGTGGGAGAACATGTATTCCCGAGGGTTACACCGACAATTAGGATTGGAAGAGCGATtaagaccaagaagttgaatccgaggtttattggaccgtttgagattctaAGGCAATTCGGGCCGGTGGCATATCAAGTAGCTTTGACACCTcatctgtctaacttgcatgac GAACGGCGGCTGGATCtcacctgtcgaggtagcggtggcagcgtaagggcggtggttcgtctcGCTTGCGTTGAGATGAGAG CTATTGTTGTATGTTCGGCTCAAGCTGAGCTTTATGCAACCTCGACTGGGATCATTGCATCTGCACCCTAG